A single window of Candidatus Cloacimonadota bacterium DNA harbors:
- a CDS encoding 2,3,4,5-tetrahydropyridine-2,6-dicarboxylate N-succinyltransferase, with amino-acid sequence MNIKEQIVALYNNSSRSYTPADRELFLSFVSALNSGEIRSCEKSEKGWIVNAWVKMGILLGFRMGQLTEITAYNGKSFFEKDTMPEKLFSLADKVRIVPGGSSVRIGAYIAPGVTIMPPSYINIGAWVDSGTMIDSHALVGSCAQIGKRVHLSAGAMIGGVLEPIGTRPVIVEDDAFIGGNSGIYEGIIVGKRAVIASGTVINSSTPIFDSINGSFLQRDESGSFSIPPNAVLVPGSRALKSNPSFHIYCPIIIKYRDKKTDAAVVLERELRHSLD; translated from the coding sequence ATGAACATTAAAGAGCAAATCGTAGCGTTATACAATAATTCCAGTAGAAGTTACACCCCAGCTGATCGAGAATTGTTCCTCAGCTTTGTGAGCGCTTTGAATAGCGGGGAGATTCGCTCCTGCGAAAAGAGTGAAAAGGGCTGGATTGTGAATGCATGGGTGAAGATGGGTATCCTTCTGGGCTTTCGTATGGGTCAGCTTACGGAGATAACCGCGTACAATGGGAAAAGCTTCTTTGAGAAGGATACAATGCCGGAAAAACTCTTTAGTCTAGCCGATAAGGTTCGCATTGTCCCTGGTGGTAGCTCGGTACGCATCGGAGCATACATCGCACCCGGAGTAACCATTATGCCTCCCAGTTATATCAATATCGGTGCATGGGTAGATAGCGGTACCATGATCGACTCTCACGCTCTGGTAGGTTCATGCGCTCAGATCGGAAAAAGAGTGCATCTTTCTGCCGGAGCAATGATCGGTGGAGTTCTCGAACCTATCGGAACCAGACCTGTGATTGTGGAAGACGATGCTTTTATAGGTGGAAACAGCGGCATCTACGAAGGAATAATCGTAGGAAAAAGAGCCGTGATTGCATCGGGAACAGTAATAAACTCCTCCACTCCTATATTTGACAGTATAAATGGTAGTTTTCTGCAACGCGATGAATCCGGCAGCTTTAGCATTCCCCCCAATGCGGTATTGGTTCCTGGTTCAAGAGCTTTGAAGAGTAATCCCTCCTTCCATATTTATTGCCCTATCATTATAAAATACCGGGATAAAAAAACAGACGCAGCGGTAGTATTGGAACGTGAACTTAGACATTCGTTGGACTGA
- a CDS encoding pyridoxal phosphate-dependent aminotransferase: MNLDIRWTEAERLASIELSLLRKLMARAPQNTINLALGELGFKFPQVLADKAIELMQNGQPRYSPNAGVDVLRERIAQDYSASGENICVCNGAEEALYTTIHSLVNPGDRIAIPDPDYPAYPVLAKLAGAEVIRLPFEQDLCSIDWDLWEKKLQGVKAILMSSPSNPSGYCLNRGDAQQLNETLNNLGITLILDEIYREIYIQQPDKIDYSMFDRLIRIGGVSKSHLMSGWRIGWLFASKPFITSAIKLKQYISTCPAWLSQYLALYALDCPHISLSVRDRMNQNHALVKNALSHKRMHIPTATPYILIHCDEADKQVETWLQKGLLSSPGKAYGFVTKDWIRLNYAVEKETLERAIRILL, from the coding sequence GTGAACTTAGACATTCGTTGGACTGAAGCTGAGCGTTTGGCTTCCATAGAGCTTTCGCTATTACGAAAGTTGATGGCAAGAGCCCCCCAAAATACCATCAATCTCGCTTTGGGAGAGCTTGGTTTCAAGTTCCCCCAAGTTTTGGCAGATAAAGCCATAGAATTGATGCAAAATGGGCAACCGAGATATAGCCCCAATGCTGGAGTGGATGTTTTACGGGAAAGGATAGCTCAGGACTACTCTGCATCGGGAGAAAACATCTGTGTTTGTAATGGTGCTGAAGAAGCCTTATACACTACTATCCATTCCCTTGTGAATCCAGGAGATAGAATAGCCATTCCAGATCCTGATTATCCTGCTTATCCGGTTCTGGCAAAACTAGCAGGTGCGGAAGTCATCCGCCTGCCTTTTGAACAAGACCTTTGCTCGATTGATTGGGATTTGTGGGAAAAGAAGCTTCAGGGAGTAAAAGCCATTTTAATGAGCAGCCCATCCAATCCCAGCGGATACTGCTTAAATAGGGGAGATGCGCAGCAATTAAATGAGACTCTGAACAATCTGGGTATTACTCTTATTTTGGACGAAATCTATCGTGAAATATATATACAGCAGCCTGATAAGATCGATTACTCCATGTTTGACCGACTAATCCGCATTGGCGGTGTGTCAAAATCCCACTTGATGAGCGGATGGAGAATAGGATGGTTATTCGCATCCAAGCCATTTATCACGAGCGCTATCAAGCTGAAACAATATATCTCTACATGTCCTGCCTGGTTATCGCAATATCTGGCACTATATGCTCTTGATTGCCCTCATATATCTTTATCCGTAAGAGACAGAATGAACCAGAATCATGCTCTGGTAAAAAATGCACTATCCCATAAAAGGATGCATATCCCCACTGCAACGCCTTACATCCTTATCCATTGTGATGAGGCTGATAAACAGGTAGAGACTTGGTTGCAAAAAGGGCTGCTGAGTTCTCCGGGCAAGGCGTATGGTTTTGTGACCAAGGATTGGATCAGGTTGAACTATGCTGTAGAAAAAGAAACTCTGGAAAGAGCAATAAGGATACTATTGTGA
- a CDS encoding amidohydrolase — MTYIIYGGYIYGQPNIEAVLIVENRIVHVGKLSECRNLARTESIEIHLHGRCLLPAFTDAHTHFVEYAKSRLLVNLLSCKSIDDIDSELRRYRDTLSWNAEWILGGGWDRNILSDPIALNRDLLDRVFPDVPVALFSKDYHAKLLNSRALKIAGWDANTPDPPGGKFERRSDGSLSGVLFESATEMIDAFITAPPDQIVVDSIINTIQSIYECGLVGFHSMECHASARLLQQALAQGALFRTCWHFQSGELDMVIEQEQKSYDGDEFFKIGGLKLFGDGSLGSRTAAMFDPYPNDKTNRGILRYEDSDLFRQMEKAAKAGLACTIHAIGDRCVRQIIDAALHLGMNPSYRNLFQRIEHVQSIRLSDIPSLKKSGLFASLQPVHIANDIPMIHKSWEHIKEEAYAFRSMLNAGIPYAFGSDSPIETINPFMGIYCAIKRKHLNDPQREALNTKECLSVEQAIDGYTIGAAAASKSDTIKGKIASGYLADLIVLEDYRKLPDEYWLEARSLFTMIDGVIVLNNL; from the coding sequence GTGACATACATCATTTATGGGGGATACATATACGGACAGCCCAATATTGAAGCTGTATTGATCGTAGAGAACAGGATCGTACATGTTGGCAAGCTCTCTGAATGCAGGAATCTGGCTCGAACAGAAAGTATCGAGATTCACTTGCATGGCAGATGTCTGTTACCTGCTTTTACAGATGCTCACACCCATTTTGTGGAATATGCCAAATCTAGATTATTGGTCAATCTATTGAGCTGTAAGAGCATTGATGATATTGATAGCGAACTGAGACGTTACCGTGATACACTCAGTTGGAACGCAGAATGGATTCTTGGTGGTGGTTGGGATCGCAATATCTTAAGTGATCCCATTGCGCTGAATCGGGACTTATTGGACAGAGTGTTTCCAGATGTTCCTGTTGCTTTGTTCAGTAAGGATTATCATGCCAAATTGCTTAATAGCAGGGCATTGAAGATAGCTGGATGGGATGCGAATACTCCCGATCCACCCGGGGGCAAGTTTGAACGAAGGTCAGACGGCTCTCTGAGTGGAGTATTGTTTGAATCCGCTACTGAGATGATTGATGCATTCATCACAGCGCCACCGGATCAGATTGTGGTGGACAGCATTATCAATACAATTCAAAGTATCTACGAGTGCGGACTGGTTGGTTTTCATTCCATGGAATGCCATGCGAGTGCCAGGTTGCTTCAGCAGGCTCTAGCTCAAGGTGCTCTCTTCAGAACTTGCTGGCATTTCCAATCCGGTGAGTTGGATATGGTGATAGAGCAGGAACAGAAAAGCTATGATGGAGATGAGTTCTTCAAGATAGGCGGGTTGAAACTGTTTGGTGATGGCTCTCTGGGTTCTCGCACGGCAGCTATGTTCGATCCATATCCCAATGACAAGACCAACCGAGGTATCCTACGCTATGAAGACAGCGATCTCTTCCGACAGATGGAAAAAGCAGCCAAAGCAGGCTTGGCGTGCACTATTCATGCCATTGGAGATAGGTGTGTGCGTCAGATTATTGATGCAGCATTACACTTAGGGATGAATCCTTCGTATCGGAACTTATTCCAGCGCATAGAACATGTTCAATCTATTCGCTTGAGTGATATTCCGAGCTTGAAGAAATCCGGTCTTTTTGCCAGTTTACAGCCGGTTCACATCGCCAACGATATCCCAATGATCCACAAGAGTTGGGAGCATATCAAAGAGGAAGCCTATGCATTCCGCAGTATGTTGAATGCTGGGATACCATACGCTTTCGGATCTGACAGCCCGATTGAGACTATCAATCCATTTATGGGTATCTACTGTGCGATAAAACGCAAGCATCTGAATGATCCCCAAAGAGAGGCTCTGAACACAAAAGAATGCCTAAGTGTGGAACAAGCCATTGATGGCTATACCATTGGTGCTGCAGCTGCTTCAAAGTCTGACACGATAAAAGGAAAGATTGCTTCTGGATATCTGGCAGACCTCATTGTGCTGGAAGACTATCGAAAGCTTCCGGATGAATACTGGTTGGAAGCACGATCTCTTTTTACCATGATAGACGGCGTTATAGTATTGAATAATCTATAA
- a CDS encoding peptidoglycan DD-metalloendopeptidase family protein — MPNKLISILLMLSIALLFADDLDDKVRELQRLQSQLESTQAKAQQTADKRKQTSSEIQRNSSLKKLADQNINRYKSAERVVRDSLSQLELRIANANDRLGTLQNAQNSELNILMRVDRSYSPRMISHRDHRYLQSLILHQKRELDILNGYKVSLLQAQDIHSSEVARINRNLLNESQKSRKLNKSISNLNTQIKKLSKEEQDLQNKIANLKRDAAALESLIAQLMQDSGNKSPSYEFTQIKIAWPVRGKIIRSFGEETRNYNTSIVSNGIDIAVPEGTNVVAVDDGDVVFSGRYGGQGKLIIIDHLNGYFSLYAYNSDLLVQKDAKVKRGQTIARSGMTGSASQASLHFELRKKGVAVNPIPYFQ, encoded by the coding sequence ATGCCTAATAAGCTGATATCTATATTACTTATGCTTAGTATAGCTTTGCTGTTTGCGGATGACTTGGATGACAAGGTGCGTGAATTGCAACGCTTGCAGTCTCAGCTTGAAAGCACACAAGCCAAAGCACAGCAGACTGCTGACAAGAGAAAGCAGACCAGCAGTGAAATACAGCGTAATTCTTCGTTAAAAAAGCTTGCAGATCAAAACATCAACAGATACAAGAGTGCAGAAAGAGTAGTAAGGGATTCTCTGTCTCAATTGGAGTTACGCATTGCCAATGCCAATGATCGACTGGGTACACTACAGAACGCCCAAAACTCTGAACTGAATATACTGATGAGGGTTGATCGCAGCTATTCTCCCCGCATGATCTCCCATCGGGATCACCGCTATTTGCAAAGCCTGATATTGCATCAAAAGCGGGAATTAGATATTCTGAATGGATATAAAGTGTCATTACTTCAAGCTCAGGATATCCACAGCAGCGAAGTAGCCAGAATAAACCGGAACCTGCTTAATGAGAGCCAGAAGAGCCGCAAGCTGAACAAGAGTATCAGCAACTTGAACACACAAATAAAAAAATTGAGTAAGGAAGAACAGGATTTACAAAATAAAATTGCCAATCTGAAACGAGATGCTGCTGCCCTTGAAAGCTTGATAGCTCAACTGATGCAAGACAGCGGCAATAAATCCCCCAGTTACGAATTTACCCAGATCAAGATCGCCTGGCCAGTGAGAGGCAAGATCATCCGTAGCTTTGGTGAAGAAACCAGAAACTACAATACCAGCATCGTAAGCAATGGAATCGACATAGCTGTGCCAGAGGGTACCAATGTCGTAGCTGTCGATGACGGGGATGTAGTCTTCTCGGGCAGATACGGCGGACAGGGGAAGCTCATTATCATCGATCATCTGAACGGCTATTTCAGCCTATACGCATACAACAGCGATCTTTTAGTGCAAAAAGACGCTAAAGTGAAACGTGGCCAAACCATCGCCCGCAGTGGGATGACAGGTTCTGCCAGCCAAGCCTCATTACATTTTGAACTACGCAAGAAAGGTGTGGCGGTAAATCCGATCCCATACTTTCAATAA
- a CDS encoding Sua5/YciO/YrdC/YwlC family protein, producing the protein MYKVKNPSGKKLQKLLIKDPLPESSILHYTGSMWGIGARLSAHSTIERINRLKQRSKAGMIALIPDISWFSHQNIPVPKRLFSLMQQYYPGNLSISFEMKDSRFDHIAVDNKVAFRVPTAPLLRYFIDLLGEPMVSTSVNLSNLPAENDLQRLETVFGSWFDFALIPHPKAIQDNPAESTLVEYIGSNEIGKEDIKCLREGSVPFYEVKNSFSMPLVMFVCTANICRSPIAEKLFARMIKEHGMRLTTDSCGLLEGGHMISMSSMQLLIEQGILEAQEHVSKMISPQMVAASWIILTMEERQRDLIRQAHPEAAHKVLTLNEITGFEGDITDPYGSEIDFYRKTYQTIEERLKILVQRIKNNDIILNKDKQ; encoded by the coding sequence ATGTATAAAGTCAAAAATCCCTCGGGAAAAAAGCTACAAAAGCTATTGATAAAGGATCCTCTTCCGGAATCAAGCATCTTGCATTACACTGGCAGCATGTGGGGAATTGGAGCTCGCTTATCTGCACATTCCACCATTGAGCGGATTAACCGCTTGAAGCAACGCAGTAAAGCTGGTATGATCGCCCTGATCCCAGATATATCCTGGTTTTCACATCAGAATATCCCAGTTCCCAAACGCTTATTTTCTTTAATGCAGCAATATTATCCCGGTAACCTCAGTATCTCTTTTGAAATGAAGGATTCACGTTTCGATCATATCGCTGTGGATAATAAAGTAGCTTTCAGAGTTCCTACAGCCCCTTTATTACGGTATTTTATCGACTTACTCGGTGAACCGATGGTATCTACGAGTGTGAACTTATCCAATCTCCCGGCAGAAAACGATTTACAGCGATTGGAGACAGTATTCGGTTCCTGGTTCGATTTTGCTCTAATTCCACACCCCAAGGCCATTCAGGATAATCCTGCTGAGTCCACTTTGGTTGAATACATCGGAAGTAATGAAATCGGGAAAGAGGATATAAAATGCCTTCGCGAGGGTTCGGTGCCTTTCTACGAGGTTAAGAATTCATTCAGTATGCCCCTGGTTATGTTTGTGTGTACCGCCAATATCTGTAGAAGCCCCATAGCGGAAAAGCTCTTTGCCCGCATGATAAAAGAACATGGGATGCGTTTGACTACGGACAGTTGTGGGCTCTTGGAGGGCGGGCACATGATTTCGATGTCTTCAATGCAGTTACTTATAGAGCAGGGTATTCTGGAAGCTCAAGAGCATGTATCAAAAATGATCAGCCCTCAGATGGTGGCTGCTTCCTGGATAATCCTGACCATGGAAGAACGGCAACGGGATCTCATTCGTCAAGCACATCCCGAAGCCGCACATAAAGTTCTTACGTTAAATGAGATAACCGGTTTCGAAGGAGATATCACTGATCCTTATGGCAGTGAGATCGATTTCTACCGCAAAACCTACCAGACTATTGAGGAACGTCTGAAGATACTAGTGCAACGTATCAAAAACAATGATATTATACTAAACAAGGATAAACAATGA
- the purL gene encoding phosphoribosylformylglycinamidine synthase subunit PurL has translation MIQITDQIIAEHGISPEEYLYIKEILGREPNIVELGIFSVMWSEHASYKNSILQLKTLPKEGSMMLAKAGEENAGVVDIGDGLAISFKIESHNHPSALEPYHGAATGVGGILRDIFTMGARPIAALNSLRFGNPDNPNVKHLLVEVVHGIADYGNCFGVPTVGGEVYFEESYEGNPLVNAMAIGLLEHKDLAKSAATGPGNAVIIVGAKTGRDGIHGATFASIELSEESEEKRTAVQVGDPFYEKLLLEATLEIIKAGLVVGIQDMGAAGLTCSSSEMSGKGGVGIEIDVNKVPQRESGMSTYEIMLSESQERMLVIVEPQNIDRVLEIFGKWDLDAVQIGSITEDKILRVKSGDMIEAEIPAEYLILGGKAPVYKRETKRPEYLDDVQNQDTENLECPISPTQVLMDLLSSPNIASKHNIFRQYDHMVGIGTSVEPGSDAAVIRIRDTDKAIAAATDCNGRYCYLNPYEGTKAAVAESARNVACSGAKPIAITNCLNFGNPYKPEVYYSFSECIRGMKDACVAFDTPVTGGNVSFYNENPNAAIYPTPVIGMLGLMKDFKKAITQHFKQAGDKIFLLGNVEKRLAGSEYLKVVHNKVCGRIAPIDLNEEKRLQECVLELIDLEMLHSAHDLSDGGLAIALAESCFHPEKSFGIKASFTLSQSPITAYFGESGANIIVSLDDKYEHDLHRISQKHGIHCMSLGEVTSSEAFIINDDIKMCVLSMREAYENGLKI, from the coding sequence ATGATCCAGATTACCGATCAGATAATCGCCGAGCACGGCATATCCCCGGAAGAATACCTTTATATAAAAGAGATTCTGGGCAGAGAACCAAACATCGTAGAATTGGGCATCTTCAGCGTGATGTGGAGTGAACATGCCAGCTACAAGAACTCCATATTACAGCTTAAAACCTTACCCAAAGAAGGCAGCATGATGCTTGCCAAAGCCGGTGAGGAAAATGCCGGAGTAGTAGATATTGGAGACGGTCTCGCCATTAGCTTCAAAATCGAGAGCCACAACCATCCTTCGGCTTTGGAGCCTTATCATGGTGCTGCCACAGGAGTAGGCGGCATCCTGAGAGACATTTTCACCATGGGCGCCAGACCCATTGCGGCTTTAAACTCCCTGCGTTTTGGCAATCCCGACAATCCCAATGTGAAACATCTGCTTGTAGAAGTAGTGCACGGGATAGCTGATTATGGTAATTGCTTTGGAGTTCCAACGGTTGGCGGAGAGGTCTATTTTGAAGAATCTTACGAAGGAAATCCCTTGGTGAATGCCATGGCAATAGGGCTATTGGAACACAAAGATCTGGCCAAATCTGCCGCTACTGGACCCGGAAATGCTGTGATAATAGTAGGGGCAAAAACCGGCAGAGACGGCATTCACGGCGCCACGTTTGCCTCCATAGAGCTATCCGAAGAATCAGAAGAAAAGAGAACTGCGGTACAGGTGGGCGATCCTTTCTATGAAAAACTACTTCTTGAAGCCACTTTGGAGATTATCAAAGCAGGACTGGTGGTAGGTATTCAAGACATGGGCGCTGCTGGACTCACTTGTTCCAGCAGCGAAATGTCCGGTAAAGGCGGAGTAGGAATTGAGATCGATGTAAACAAAGTTCCTCAGCGGGAGAGCGGCATGAGCACATACGAGATAATGCTTTCTGAATCCCAGGAACGCATGCTGGTGATTGTGGAACCTCAGAACATTGACCGGGTATTGGAGATATTTGGCAAGTGGGATCTTGATGCAGTTCAGATCGGAAGCATTACCGAGGACAAGATTCTGCGCGTTAAATCTGGGGACATGATCGAAGCGGAAATTCCTGCTGAATACCTTATATTGGGTGGGAAAGCTCCGGTTTACAAACGCGAAACGAAACGTCCGGAATATCTGGATGATGTTCAAAATCAAGATACTGAGAATCTGGAATGCCCCATATCGCCAACCCAGGTGTTGATGGATTTGCTGAGCAGTCCCAATATAGCTTCCAAACACAATATCTTCAGGCAATATGATCACATGGTGGGAATCGGAACCAGTGTGGAACCGGGAAGCGATGCTGCGGTTATCCGCATCAGGGATACTGACAAAGCCATCGCCGCTGCTACGGATTGTAATGGAAGATATTGCTATTTGAATCCTTATGAAGGCACCAAGGCAGCGGTCGCAGAATCGGCCAGAAATGTAGCTTGCAGTGGAGCGAAACCTATTGCTATTACGAACTGTTTGAATTTCGGGAATCCCTACAAACCAGAAGTGTATTATAGCTTCAGTGAATGTATTCGTGGTATGAAAGATGCCTGCGTGGCCTTCGATACACCTGTTACCGGCGGGAATGTGAGCTTTTACAACGAAAATCCCAATGCTGCCATTTATCCTACGCCTGTGATTGGCATGCTGGGTTTGATGAAAGATTTCAAAAAAGCTATAACCCAACATTTTAAGCAAGCCGGAGACAAGATATTCCTCTTGGGTAATGTAGAAAAGAGACTGGCGGGAAGTGAATATCTGAAAGTAGTGCATAACAAGGTTTGCGGAAGGATCGCACCGATTGATCTCAATGAGGAGAAACGCCTTCAGGAATGTGTTTTGGAACTCATTGATCTTGAGATGCTCCACAGCGCTCATGACCTTAGTGACGGCGGATTGGCCATAGCCCTAGCAGAAAGCTGCTTTCATCCCGAAAAATCTTTTGGCATAAAAGCTTCATTTACTTTGTCCCAATCTCCTATTACCGCATACTTTGGAGAATCTGGAGCGAACATTATCGTATCTTTGGATGATAAATATGAACACGATCTACATCGTATATCCCAAAAGCATGGAATTCACTGTATGAGCTTGGGCGAAGTAACATCCAGCGAAGCGTTTATCATAAACGATGATATTAAAATGTGTGTTTTATCGATGAGAGAAGCATACGAAAATGGGTTAAAAATCTAG